TGCCAATTTTAAGCACTTTAATTACATATAAGAATCTCTGGAATTTTTGATATATATATGATCGTCTTTAGCTCTACCTAAAATTTTTTTCCTTCGGCATCTGCCTTGTTTCTTGAGAGCGTCCGACAGGCGGAGCACCACCCGCAATGAATGAAAGAAACTTTCTTTCCCCTACTCCCCACTCCCTACTCCCCACTCCCCCAAAAGTGTTTCTTGAGAGACATTAATGAACAATACTAAACATATATATGCTTTCCGGAACAATCGCACTTTTGATTTATTATGTTTTAAATTAAACATTAGCGAAAGAATTGTTACTTTTCAAAAGATAGACTGTTGGCAAGCGCTTTTGAACTACAGTAAGCTTTAAGAGACAAAGAAAAAGGGTGAAGATACAAAGACAACTGGTAACAACTGAATCACCGAACACCATAAACTGCTGTTATTTTAGGAGGATTCTCATATATGATTGTCGTCATGAAATCTGGTAGCCCATCAGAAGAAATTGAACGAATCATTCAAGAAATCCGCAATTGGAATATCACTCCAGAAAAATCAATAGGTCAGCACAAAGTGGTGATTGGTTTAATAGGTGAAACAGCGGAGATTGACCCGAGACAAATTCAAAATTTGAGCCACTGCATTGAGCAGGTTGTCCGGGTGAAAAAGCCTTTCAAACGAGCTTCTCTAGAATTTCACTCTCACCAACCAACAGATGTGGTTGTACCCACCCCAAATGGATCTGTAACTTTTGGGAAAAACCATCCTTTGGTGGTTGTAGCTGGACCCTGTTCTGTAGAAAATGAGGAGATGATTGTAGAAACAGCTCGGAGAGTGAAAGCTGCTGGAGCCAAATTTCTTCGAGGAGGAGCATACAAACCCCGTACATCCCCTTATGCGTTCCAAGGTCATGGAGAGAGTGCTTTATCACTCCTCGATAAAGCAAGAGAAGTCACTGGGTTGGGAATTATCACAGAAGTGATGGATACAACTGATATAGAGAAAGTTGCATTTGTCGCAGATGTGTTGCAGGTTGGTGCTCGCAATATGCAAAATTTCTCACTTCTTAAGAAGGTAGGTGCAACTGGAAAGCCGATTCTCTTAAAGCGCGGATTGTCAGCCACGATTGAAGAATGGTTGATGTCAGCCGAGTACATTTTGGCTGCTGGTAATCCCAATGTCATTCTGTGCGAACGCGGCATCCGCAGTTTCGATCGCCAATACACTCGCAATATTTTTGATATATCTGCAATTCCCGTTTTGCGATCGCTCACTCACCTACCCATTATGGTCGATCCCAGCCATGCCACTGGTAAATCAGAGTTGGTGCCAACAATGGCAAAAGCATCTGTAGCAGCTGGTGTTGATTCCTTAATGATTGAAGTTCATCCTAACCCAAGCAAAGCCCTTTCTGATGGTCCTCAATCTCTCACATGGGAAGGATTTGAGGAATTAATGCGGGATTTGCCTAATATGGCTAATGCTTTTGAAAGTATGAAGGCTAAAGGATAAAGGATCGTTAATTCTTTCATCCGACCTACGGAACACTTCATCCTTAAAATAAAACTTCTCCATTCAGGAAGGTCTTAGCAGCCTTGGAGAAAAGCAAGTTAAGCCTTACTTAACGGAGAAGTTAACTGAATTCGTTGTTCTCAGAACTCTACAACCAAAAAGGAAAAGAATCCTGTTATGTCCAATATACCAAATTCCACTCAAATTTTAGTCATCGGTGGCGGGCCAGCTGGATCTACTGCTGCGACTTTGTTAGCGCGTGAAGGTTTTGACGTGACTTTGTTGGAACGAGATATTTTTCCGCGATATCACATTGGTGAGTCACTTTTGCCATCAGCTTTAGAAATATTTGACTTGCTTGGCGTGCGGGAAAAAGTTGAAGCACAAGGATTTCAACGCAAGCCCGGAGCTTATTTGGAGTGGGGCAAAGAAAAGTGGAGCCTCAATTTTGGGGAACTTAGCGGCGACCACACTTACAGCTTTCAAGTTCGTCGTGCTGAGTTTGACCACTTGCTTTTAGAACATTCCAAAAGCCAAGGTGTGAAGGTTTTTGAAGGAACTGAAATCCGTCAAGTGTCTTTTGATGGAAATCGCCCAAAAAGCGCCACTTGGTCTCAATCCAATGGTGCGACTGGAGACATATCTTTTGATTTTGTCATTGATGCTTCAGGTCGTGCTGGTGTTTTGTCAACACGCTATCTGAAAAATCGCCGGAACCACAATGTATTCCAAAATATAGCCATCTGGGGCTATTGGAAGAATGTTAAAAGATTACCTCAAGGTCAAGAAGGCGCGATCGCAGTCGGTTCTATCCCAGAAGGTTGGCTGTGGGGAATTCCATTGGATGAAGAGATTATGAGTGTCGGCGTGGTTATGCACAAAGACCTTTACAAAGAAAGACGCAATAAGAAGTTGGAGGATATTTATTCAGAAGCCATTCAAGAATGCTCTCTAATCTCTGATATGATTGCGCCAGGTGAGTTAGTTTCAGAAGTCAAAGTCGAGCAAGACTATTCTTACACCTCTGACTACTTCTCTGGTCCAGGCTACTTTGTGTCAGGAGATGCTGCTTGCTTCCTAGATCCGCTCTTATCAAGTGGAGTTCATCTTGCCACTTACAGCGCACTATTAGCAGCCGCAAGTATCGCAAGCATTAAGCGCGGCGAGATTGACGAAGAACAAGCCGCCACCTTCTACGACAAGAGCTATCGACAAGCATATTTGCGTTTTCTCGTGTTTGTCTCAGCTTTCTACGACCAGAACCGTGGTAAAGATTCTTATTTCTGGGAAGCACAAAAATTAAGCCGCCACGACTTCAGTGGTGCTGATTTGAATCTTGCTTTCTTGAACCTAGTTTCTGGAGTTGAAGACTTAGTAGATGCACAAGAAGGTGCTACTGAGTTTGCTGTCAGCGAGATGTCAAAGCGGATCAAAGAAAACCATGACCTTCGCCAAGACAAAGAAACCTTGGCATCAAAGGACAAGTCTACTGATTCTGCAATCCAATCCACAAACAATTTCTTCAATGCAGTAGAAGGGTTCTTCTCCCTCTCCGCTGCAGGGGCTATTGACGGTGTATATGTCGTCACTAAGCCAAATCTAGGCTTAGCACAAGTCACCCCAACACGCGAACTTCAAACAGGGGTTAGGGGTTAGGGGGAGTGAGTGAGGGAGTGAGAGAGTGAGGGAGTGAGGGAGTGAGGGAGTGAGAGAGTGAGGGAAAGAATAATTTCTCTTGCTCCATCCCTAATACTCAATGCCCCCTCTCCCATCCCCAATCCAAAATCCAAAATCCAAAATCCAAAATCCAAAATCCAAAATCCAAAATCCAAAATCCAAAATCCAAAATCCAAAATCTAAGGAGCCTTCTCATGTCGGTTTTTGTATCTGAAAACCCCCAAAATGATGTAAAATCTGAGGAAATCGATGTTGCCGCGCAGATGCGTAAAGGGCATCCCCAAATTCCTGAAGGTGACGCTTACATCATTAGGCTGATCAAACAACATTCCCAAAGATTGGAACGACCAATTCGCGTATTTGACGTTGGTTGTGGAACTGGATATTTTGCTTCAAAGTTAGCAAAACGATTACCTGAAATAGAACTCATTGCAAATGAGGATGAACCAGAAATTGTCGCTAAATTAGAACGTCGTTTAGCAACGGATGCTAATGCTAAAGTGTTCTCTGGTTCATTTGAGGAGTGGAATGAAACTGTAGATATAGTTCTCTCCTGGGGAGCACATCACCATCTACCGAAAAACTACTTGACTCATGCCAAGCACATATTACATCAAGATGGTGTTATCATTGTAGGTGATGAGTTTTGCCCCGAATATTGCGAAAATCATCATGCAAAACGCATAGCTAACGCTGAATTGATCTACATTGCTAACGGGTATATCTTAACCACTGCAGAAGAAGTAGAGAATTATCAGCAAACGGGTCACATTCCAGAAGCTGCGTTAGATCTTGAACGTCTTCGGCAGCACGCACTTTGGACATGGTACAGGTATGTTGTGGACTTCGCTATGGATCGCAACTGTGTTGGCGTTGCGATCGAAGAACTGCGAGCAACTCACGACGACCTAATTACAGGGTTAGGTATCGAACATAAAATGTCTCCACTGATTGTGGAGCAAGAGTTTAGACTCAGTAACTTCCGACAAATCTCCAAGAAAGTTTTTGGTCCTTCCTATGCACCGGAATACCAAAGCTTCGTTATTTACGAATTGGGAATTTAAATCAAATGGTTAGTTGTTAGTTGTTAGTTGTTCGTAGGGGCGCAAGGCTTTGCATCCGTACAGAATTAGTAAAAAATGCAACTAATTACTAACTACGAATTACCAACATCCAACCCCCAACCTCCATCTCCCAACCACTAACCACTAACCACTAACCACTAACCCTTTCCAAATTATGATTGACCTCCGCAGTGATACAGTAACGCAGCCAACACCTGCCATGCGTCAGGTTATGGCTTCTGCTAAAGTTGGTGATGATGTGTATGGTGAAGATCCCTCTGTCCGTCATCTAGAGGAGTATGCAGCCCATCTCACGGGTAAAGAAACTGCATTGTTTGTTCCTACAGGCACAATGGCAAACCAAATCGCACTAGGTGCGCTCACCAAACCGGGTGATGAAGTGATTATCGGTACAGGTAGCCATTGTTACCTTTATGAAGGAGGTGCAGGTGCTGCTCTCAATGGTTTGCAATTTCAAACGGTTGGCAACAATGGTCGATTTACCGCTCATGATGTGAGTGCTGCTTACAAACCAGACAACCATCACCAAAGCCCAACAACTGTTGTTGCTTTTGAAAATACGCACAACCGTGGTGGTGGTTGGGTTTGGGATATTGATGAGTTGCGATCGCCTGCATCTGTTGCTCGCGAATATGGGATGTCACTGCACTTAGACGGTGCTCGTATTTTTAACGCTGAGGTTGCTAGTGGCGTGACTGTAAAAACTTGGTCAGAGCCATTTGATACCGTCACTTTTTGCTTGTCTAAAGGCTTGGGAGCACCTGCAGGAAGTGTTGTTTGCGGTTCAAAAGCTCACATTCATCGCGCCCATCGCCTGCGGAAAATGTTTGGCGGTGCGATGAGGCAGGTAGGAATTCTGGCGGCGGCTGGTATGTATGCGCTACAGCATCATGTAGAACGATTGGCAGATGACCACGCCAACGCTCAGTTATTGGCTCAGATGTTAGCAAAGACGCCAGGTATTGTTCTCGATCCTGCAACAGTTGAAACAAACATCATTTGGTTTCAATTAGCACCCAATGTTCCTGATGCTCCAACTTTGGTTGCTGCTGCACGCGATCGCGGCGTGTTTCTAAGTTCTTCGGGGAAACGAGCCGTCAGAGCCGTAACCCATTTTGATATTACCCGAGATGACTGCGTAATAGCAGCTGGAATAGTGGGTGAAATTCTTGCACAGTAAACGTTAGTGGTTAGTTGTTATTAGTTAGTTGTTAGTCGTTAGTAAATTTTTTACTAATCATGTACGGGCGCAAGGCATTGCGCCCCTACTAACCATTAACCACTCACCACTAACAATTTCCTAAATTCTATGTCTATGACATCAACTCCGAAATCCTCTTCATTAGATATACCAATGAGCGAACGTATTATTGTTGACATACAGCAAACGAGTTGTTGTATTGTTGGTGGCGGCCCTACAGGCGCTGTACTCGCACTTGCATTGGCGCGTCAAGGTGTTGCTGTAACATTGCTAGAGGCACATAAAACTTTTGACCGGGACTTCCGAGGCGACATTATGCATGCGGGAGCGATGGAAATCATGGATGAACTTGGTGTTGCTGAACGTTTGCTCCGGGAAATTCCTCACACAAAGACGGACAAAATAGAATTCATGACACCCGAACAAAGTGTCACATTTGCAGACTTCAGCCGGTTGAAATCTCGACACCCTTATGCTACTATTATTCCTCAAGCAAAGTTTATCGAATTCCTCACTACCGAAGCAAAACGCTACCCAAATTTTCAAATAATAATGGGTGCAAACGTACAGCAACTGATTGAGGAAGATGGAATTATCAGTGGTGTTCGATACCGAGGTAACGGTGGCTGGCATGAGGTGAGAGCCAAGCTGGTCGTTGGCGCAGATGGTCGCTTTTCTCGCATCCGTCAATTGGCAGGTATGCAACAGGATAAGACAACTGCTCCGATGGATTTGCTATGGTTGCGTCTTCCGCGACACTCTCACGAGCCACAAGGTCTGATTGCACGCTTTGGAGCCAAGCGCGTCATAGTTATGTACAATACCCATGACGATAATTGGCAATTTGCTTACCTCATTCGCAAAGGTTATTACA
This genomic interval from Scytonema hofmannii PCC 7110 contains the following:
- the aroF gene encoding 3-deoxy-7-phosphoheptulonate synthase, coding for MIVVMKSGSPSEEIERIIQEIRNWNITPEKSIGQHKVVIGLIGETAEIDPRQIQNLSHCIEQVVRVKKPFKRASLEFHSHQPTDVVVPTPNGSVTFGKNHPLVVVAGPCSVENEEMIVETARRVKAAGAKFLRGGAYKPRTSPYAFQGHGESALSLLDKAREVTGLGIITEVMDTTDIEKVAFVADVLQVGARNMQNFSLLKKVGATGKPILLKRGLSATIEEWLMSAEYILAAGNPNVILCERGIRSFDRQYTRNIFDISAIPVLRSLTHLPIMVDPSHATGKSELVPTMAKASVAAGVDSLMIEVHPNPSKALSDGPQSLTWEGFEELMRDLPNMANAFESMKAKG
- a CDS encoding NAD(P)/FAD-dependent oxidoreductase; this encodes MSNIPNSTQILVIGGGPAGSTAATLLAREGFDVTLLERDIFPRYHIGESLLPSALEIFDLLGVREKVEAQGFQRKPGAYLEWGKEKWSLNFGELSGDHTYSFQVRRAEFDHLLLEHSKSQGVKVFEGTEIRQVSFDGNRPKSATWSQSNGATGDISFDFVIDASGRAGVLSTRYLKNRRNHNVFQNIAIWGYWKNVKRLPQGQEGAIAVGSIPEGWLWGIPLDEEIMSVGVVMHKDLYKERRNKKLEDIYSEAIQECSLISDMIAPGELVSEVKVEQDYSYTSDYFSGPGYFVSGDAACFLDPLLSSGVHLATYSALLAAASIASIKRGEIDEEQAATFYDKSYRQAYLRFLVFVSAFYDQNRGKDSYFWEAQKLSRHDFSGADLNLAFLNLVSGVEDLVDAQEGATEFAVSEMSKRIKENHDLRQDKETLASKDKSTDSAIQSTNNFFNAVEGFFSLSAAGAIDGVYVVTKPNLGLAQVTPTRELQTGVRG
- a CDS encoding class I SAM-dependent methyltransferase yields the protein MSVFVSENPQNDVKSEEIDVAAQMRKGHPQIPEGDAYIIRLIKQHSQRLERPIRVFDVGCGTGYFASKLAKRLPEIELIANEDEPEIVAKLERRLATDANAKVFSGSFEEWNETVDIVLSWGAHHHLPKNYLTHAKHILHQDGVIIVGDEFCPEYCENHHAKRIANAELIYIANGYILTTAEEVENYQQTGHIPEAALDLERLRQHALWTWYRYVVDFAMDRNCVGVAIEELRATHDDLITGLGIEHKMSPLIVEQEFRLSNFRQISKKVFGPSYAPEYQSFVIYELGI
- the ltaE gene encoding low-specificity L-threonine aldolase, with the translated sequence MIDLRSDTVTQPTPAMRQVMASAKVGDDVYGEDPSVRHLEEYAAHLTGKETALFVPTGTMANQIALGALTKPGDEVIIGTGSHCYLYEGGAGAALNGLQFQTVGNNGRFTAHDVSAAYKPDNHHQSPTTVVAFENTHNRGGGWVWDIDELRSPASVAREYGMSLHLDGARIFNAEVASGVTVKTWSEPFDTVTFCLSKGLGAPAGSVVCGSKAHIHRAHRLRKMFGGAMRQVGILAAAGMYALQHHVERLADDHANAQLLAQMLAKTPGIVLDPATVETNIIWFQLAPNVPDAPTLVAAARDRGVFLSSSGKRAVRAVTHFDITRDDCVIAAGIVGEILAQ
- a CDS encoding FAD-dependent oxidoreductase translates to MTSTPKSSSLDIPMSERIIVDIQQTSCCIVGGGPTGAVLALALARQGVAVTLLEAHKTFDRDFRGDIMHAGAMEIMDELGVAERLLREIPHTKTDKIEFMTPEQSVTFADFSRLKSRHPYATIIPQAKFIEFLTTEAKRYPNFQIIMGANVQQLIEEDGIISGVRYRGNGGWHEVRAKLVVGADGRFSRIRQLAGMQQDKTTAPMDLLWLRLPRHSHEPQGLIARFGAKRVIVMYNTHDDNWQFAYLIRKGYYNQLVAAGIEALQESIVEIVPEFSDRVHHLKDWKQASLLSVDVGCLKQWFRPGLLFIGDSAHVISPIGGVGINYAIQDAATAANILGEPLRKGELRLSHLAQVQRRRELSVRTLQAFQSFIQTNITAKALQSDNTLKLPYYLHLPILRDIPAQLLAFGLFPSHLKIKSSLQAMVGNTASGYSTLPN